In Chloroflexota bacterium, the genomic window GAGCGTGAGCAGTTCTTCGAGCGGAAAACGCGCCAGCAACGCCGTAGTCAGCAGCCCAACAATGCCCTGCCCGATGACCGCCACGCGTTCCCCAATGACGGGACTCCCATCCATCACCAGGTTGAGCGCCGTCTCCATATTGGGTAGAAAGGCGGCATCTTCAGGGGACAAGCCCTCGGGTAGGCGCATCAACCCCGAGGCCGGGGCCATGAAATGTGTTTCATGTGGATTGAAGGCAAAGATGCGTTGCCCCAGCCAATCCGCTTCCACGCCTTCTCCGAGCCTGACCACTTCCCCGACAGCGGCATAGCCATATTTGAGGGGATATTGAAAATTGCCCTCCAGGGCGGCGATACTTTCATCGAGCGCCAGTTGTTTGGGAGCCTGATCGCGATAGATCAGCATCTCGGTACCGGGGCTGATTGCCGAGAGTTGCGTGCGCACCAGTACTTCGCCCGGACGCGGTACGGGGCAATCTTCGGTGCGAACTTCGACCCTGCGCGGGCCAGTGAAATAAAGCGATTGTCGTGTGAGCATTCGTTGGTTACAGTTTTTTCTACTTTAATCTTTGCGTTCTGGCGGCTTAGCGTGAAAATGCTTTGTTTACAATTCCCCAGACGATAAGATTGTCTTCAAGTTGCGCACTTTGCAGGTTTTGCAAGCGAGGATAATTTGGCAAGCTCCCGCCTGTGCCGAGCGGGGACGATATGCTCCTAACGCCGCC contains:
- a CDS encoding zinc-binding alcohol dehydrogenase, with the protein product MLTRQSLYFTGPRRVEVRTEDCPVPRPGEVLVRTQLSAISPGTEMLIYRDQAPKQLALDESIAALEGNFQYPLKYGYAAVGEVVRLGEGVEADWLGQRIFAFNPHETHFMAPASGLMRLPEGLSPEDAAFLPNMETALNLVMDGSPVIGERVAVIGQGIVGLLTTALLARFPLEELLTLDFYANRREASATLGGHALHPDELPTALHHHADLIYELSGAPDALNTAIALAGFDSRIVAGSWYGEKRTALNLGGDFHRNRIQIISSQVSTIAPRFQGRWDKARRFATALQLLAEIRPARFITQRFPLSEAADAYRLLDEYPQQAIQVIFEY